The genomic region CGGTGTTGGATCGTCAGCTTCTGTCATTGACTCTTCACCAGATGGGGACGTAGGAGTGGTGTCATCCGACGACGAGTCGTCGGTGGTACCGAGACAACCGGCAACTATCCCGCCGCCAACGATACTACAGCCAGCTTTCAGAATTTCCCTCCGACGTTGACAGCAGTCCAAGATATCTTTATTCTGCATACTTTAGGCTGGCCTAAAAACTATTTATATATTATGATTTTCGGACAGTCCCGCTGGAATCAAGCCAACCAGTTTATTATTTATAATGAACGAACCTAAATATCATGGTGAATGCTCCCTTGGCGACGGCATTTATAATCACGCTTTCAAGTTTTCAGCCGCCCCTATCGGCTTAACCTCAATTGTTTCGAGACAATCGGCCTTCCCGGGTTCATTCACGCGCCGAAGTCGGTTTGCGGTCCCCTCGGCGCGGACTGTAAGGTCTGGGAACTGCGCTTCGCTGGATGCTGGGTGCTGTTCTCCGGTCTGATCGCTGTTGGTGGTCTTCGATGCCATGGGTACTGTCGGGGACGCTCTCACTGGACCGCCCCGCACCCGACCGGGGGATCAAAAAATGGGTCTTGGTCTATAACATCAGCCACCGAATATAGTTTCTTCACCTGTGGAGACGAGTGAAACAGCCGCAAGGTAGACCTGCGAATTGACCGCCGAGAGTTCTACCAACTCAGAGAGATGTTCTGATAGCCGTGCAAGATACGACGCGCATATTCAGCATTACTGCCTTTTTCTCAAGTATACTTTCTCGAAATAAAAGGCGCCATTCAGAATCCGCGCTCGGCAAACGCTTCCTGTGCCCGTTCGTATACTGTCTCTCCACCGCTCGTGTAAAGTGACGGGAGGTTCACGCGGCGTTTACAGGTTGTTCCCCGTCAGTGTACCTAATGACGAGTCGAGGACGTGTCAGTCCCTTCATGCCATCTGTTGCAGAGACCTGCTCAATCGTAGCAAGTCGAATTCGGTCTGGTGATCGGAACCCACATGCGTAATTCACCGCCCAGAGTACGAGGGTCAACCCGCCAATGACGGCGATGTGGAGGAAGCTGCCACCGCGGACCGCGCTGACTACCCACCAGGTGCCGATTGGAAACGCAAACAAATAGCCGACAAGGGCACTGCTGGACCACCACGTTCCGCGCTGCCAGTAGTCTCGGTAGAGTGACTTAATGTACCCCCAAAACGACTCCTCGAAGTACACGTAATCCTCGGTGAGCCGTGCTGTGCCGCGTTTCGTCGGGAACGACTCTATGGAGCACACGCTTCACCCGACTACTCAGAAAGGTCCGCATAGAGTCGAGTAAACCCGCACTCCGGACAGAGGTATGCAGAAAGTGGGGCTTGATACCCGACACCGAGGCGGTCGAGGATACCGCCGTCTCTCTCAGTTTCGATGTAGAGGTCACCGACGCCTTCGGCAGTTACGTTTGTCTGCTCCATCAGGACATCACAATCCGGACAGGATCGTTCGCTCATGTCTCAGTATCGTGTTTCGCTCATCATACGCAAAAAGACCTAGCCGCTGTTTCATTGGCTGAAATGCTACTATCGGCATCTCCCTTCGTTAAACACATGCTCTGGCTCTGTATGCAGCACTCGACTTCTATCAATCTTGAACTCTGGTTTGCTTGGATGGGTCTCACGGTTCTCGTCGGGTTTGTTGTCGCTGTACTGGCGGCTACCGGTGAACGATTGTTGCTGACTACAGCTTCCGGGTCCACGATGTTCCTGACAGAACCAGGGTAAATCGTTGCCATTGTGCTATACAGAGGGGGTATGGCGTATGTTCTAAGGCCAACATACTACGGCTGATTAAACAGCCAGAGAGTCAAGCAGATTTGGCAGGCACGGATATCTGCGCAGATTAACGTGGCCCAAAGAACGCTACTCGTTCAGTACTTCAACATCAAACTTCGAGTGCCAACGGTACCGTCGCCCTCCCCAAACAAATGTGTCCCGGGCGAAAGCATACAGCCCCAAGGGGACAGCGGCTACAAGTGCTGGTACCGTTAGCAGTAGCGAGGCTCGTCGAACCCCGAAGCTAGCACTGACACCGGCTGTCAGTACCGTTAGTACCACCGCGAGGAGCGGGAAGAAGACACAACCGATGAGAACAGCGACCAATACACCAAATGAGAGTTTCGCTACCGTTGGATCATGCGTTGAGAAAATCTGGTTGAACCGGATATGTCGTTCAAGCGTCTGCCGGAGACTTCCACCCATTGGCACCCGGCGTACGCGTTGAACTGATGTCACACTAATGTGTTCCCCGAGGAGACCATCGTCGCTGATCGTCTGTCGGAGCTCCGAAAGGAACCTTTCCTCGTCAAGATCACTTCTGTCAAATATGACAGCCCCGCCCCAAGCGTGGTCACCGATGTATGTCCCGAGCGTGCCCCCAAGGACATAAACAGGCTCTAACAGGACTGCAAGCGGATCTTGACCGACGAACGCCGGCAACTCTGTTGTCGGGCCGTATTCGGCGTAGTCCTTGTGGAGGCGGTCAAGCCAGTCCGGGGGGTGATGAAAGTCATTGTCGGTCCAGACAAGACGGTCGTGATTAGCGGCTTCCATCCCAGCGGCAATAGCATTTGCTTTCCCGGAACACCCGACAGGGTCGCCGGCAGGGATAAACTGGACGTTCTCCGAGAGCGGTTTTCGGTCCACAACCGGGTCGTCCTTGCTATCGTGGATGATGAGGAGTTCGTCTTCGGGACCTAGCTGTGCGGCGACGTCGTCGCAGGCGGCGGTCCAAGACACCGTCGGGAGGAGTACACTTGTTGGCGTGCGTGTCTGTCTGTTCGACATCCCTACTCGAAACGTGAGCGCGGATATGGATGGTAGTTTCTTATGACTTCTCTGACTGAAGCCAGACAGAAAGCCCAGAACGGCACAACCTATATTGACGAACCAAGAGATGGCCCGCTCACAGTGTCCGACGTGCGAGATCCTGAAGCACTCGCAGACCTGCTCGGTGACGAGTGTGTGCGCACGATTCTCGTCGAGGCGAAAAAGAAGCCTCGCTCGGCGGCAGAGCTCAGCGACTGCGCCGGGGTCTCGGAGCCGACAGTCTACCGCCGACTCGAACGGCTCCGAGAGTACGATCTTGTCACCGAAGATATCCAGCCAGTCACCGATGGGAAGAATTACAAACTCTATCGGACAGAACTCGATGGCATCGAACTCGATCTCAGCGAAGACGGCTTCGACATCACGGTCTCGCGTCGGGACCGGATGGTCGACCGCTTCACACAGTTCGTAGAGGGTAGCTGATATGCTCGCCATACTCCAACTCGATCTCGAAACGTTACGAACAGTCCGCCAGGTCAGCGAGATAGTTCCGATGATTCTCGGACTGGCAATCAGTTATCTTGCCTACACGGCGTACCGGCAAAACCGGAGCCGCCCGATGTTGTACATAGCGATCGGATTCATACTGGTGTTGTTCGTGCAGGCTCCGCTGGCTCTGATATTTATTCACATTCTGGAACTCCCCACCCCGCTACTCAATAGCCTCCTTCAGATTCCTGAGTTTGCCGGCCTGGGACTGATTCTCTACGGCTTGTGGACCCCGAGGCGGGACTGATACCGCCTGTCGAACATTGAATTTGACGATTGGGTCAGGGCGTCACACGAATTTTTGTAGTCAATTGCCGGTCATCGCCGGAGATGGGGTCAGGATGACCGGTAATTCGTTACAAAAGTCCGTATCAGTCGGACGGTTCAGTTCCGTGTCCATCGCTGGAGGGATTACTGGACACGGCTCCGTCAGTCGACCGGGAACCTGTCCAGCGCGGCTGGACGGCTTCGTTGTGTGAAAGCGTTTCAGGACCGTAGCGGACGACGAACAAGGTAGCGAGGACCCCGAACGTGCCGGTCAGAATCGCCGCGTATGGGACCGGCACTGCTTCCGCGCCGCCGACAGCCTGCCCGGGGACGTTCACCGCGGCGTTGAGCGTCCCGTGAAACAGTACGGCACCGAGAACAGATCCGTCCGACGCGTTGTAGTACCACGTGAGGATGACCGCA from Haloarcula hispanica ATCC 33960 harbors:
- a CDS encoding glycosyltransferase, which produces MSNRQTRTPTSVLLPTVSWTAACDDVAAQLGPEDELLIIHDSKDDPVVDRKPLSENVQFIPAGDPVGCSGKANAIAAGMEAANHDRLVWTDNDFHHPPDWLDRLHKDYAEYGPTTELPAFVGQDPLAVLLEPVYVLGGTLGTYIGDHAWGGAVIFDRSDLDEERFLSELRQTISDDGLLGEHISVTSVQRVRRVPMGGSLRQTLERHIRFNQIFSTHDPTVAKLSFGVLVAVLIGCVFFPLLAVVLTVLTAGVSASFGVRRASLLLTVPALVAAVPLGLYAFARDTFVWGGRRYRWHSKFDVEVLNE
- a CDS encoding DUF7521 family protein, whose product is MLAILQLDLETLRTVRQVSEIVPMILGLAISYLAYTAYRQNRSRPMLYIAIGFILVLFVQAPLALIFIHILELPTPLLNSLLQIPEFAGLGLILYGLWTPRRD
- a CDS encoding ArsR/SmtB family transcription factor, which translates into the protein MTSLTEARQKAQNGTTYIDEPRDGPLTVSDVRDPEALADLLGDECVRTILVEAKKKPRSAAELSDCAGVSEPTVYRRLERLREYDLVTEDIQPVTDGKNYKLYRTELDGIELDLSEDGFDITVSRRDRMVDRFTQFVEGS